One genomic window of Bradyrhizobium sp. B124 includes the following:
- a CDS encoding AraC family transcriptional regulator, giving the protein MNPAQKALWYIESHLRTSLTLDDIAVVAGVSRFHLVRAFAEATGFSVMRYVRARRLSEAARELAAGAPDILTLALDADYGSHEAFTRAFRDHFGVTPETVRATTCLTKLKLQEPITMISTALDHIDPPRIATGKAFLVAGVGERYNHANDSTAGIPNQWHGFHQQCAHIPRQVGDVAYGVCCNGDDAGNFDYIAGVEVADFSDLPREFARVRIPAQKYVVFTHADHISTIRRTVNTIWNRWLPQSGMKVADAPNFERYDEKFDKNSGNGGLEIWVPVEE; this is encoded by the coding sequence ATGAATCCAGCCCAGAAGGCGCTCTGGTACATCGAAAGCCACCTGCGCACGTCGCTGACGCTCGATGATATCGCTGTTGTCGCCGGGGTCTCGCGCTTCCATCTGGTGCGGGCGTTCGCGGAGGCGACCGGGTTTTCGGTGATGCGCTATGTGCGGGCGCGGCGGTTGAGCGAGGCCGCGCGCGAGCTCGCGGCCGGTGCACCCGACATTCTCACGCTCGCGCTGGATGCGGATTACGGCTCCCACGAGGCATTCACCCGCGCGTTTCGCGACCATTTCGGCGTTACGCCGGAGACGGTGCGCGCGACGACGTGCCTGACCAAGCTCAAGCTTCAGGAGCCGATCACCATGATCTCGACCGCTCTCGATCACATCGATCCGCCGCGTATCGCGACCGGCAAGGCCTTTCTCGTTGCCGGCGTCGGCGAGCGCTACAACCACGCCAATGACAGCACGGCCGGCATTCCGAACCAGTGGCATGGCTTCCACCAGCAATGCGCGCACATTCCCCGCCAGGTCGGTGACGTTGCCTATGGTGTCTGCTGCAACGGCGACGATGCCGGCAATTTCGACTACATCGCAGGCGTCGAGGTCGCCGATTTCTCCGACTTGCCGCGCGAGTTCGCGCGCGTCCGGATCCCGGCGCAGAAATACGTGGTGTTCACCCACGCCGACCACATCTCGACCATTCGCCGCACCGTCAACACGATCTGGAATCGCTGGCTGCCGCAATCCGGCATGAAGGTCGCGGATGCGCCGAACTTCGAGCGCTACGACGAGAAGTTCGACAAGAACAGCGGCAACGGCGGGCTCGAGATCTGGGTGCCGGTGGAGGAGTAG
- a CDS encoding ABC transporter substrate-binding protein: MMHHHRLSYVNCVKSAALAGLLTIAVASSANAQKKYDPGATDAEIKVGNIMPYSGPASAYATIGKTEAAYFNKVNSEGGINGRKVNFVSYDDGYSPPKMVEQARKLVESDEVLLIFNPLGTPGNTAIQKYMNAKKVPQLFVSTGAAKWNDPKNFPWTMGWQPSYQVEARIYAKYILQKYPGKTIGVLYQNDDFGKDYLIGLHDGLGDAAKKLIVVESSYETTSPTVDSQIVQIKGANPDIFVNIATPKFAAQAIKKAAELDWHPVQFLTNVSVSIGGVMKPAGYEASQDILSTQYLKDPADHEWKNDPAMNEWRAFMTKWYPEGDQNDASTVFGYGVAKGLEQVLRQCGDNLTRENLMKQAASLNFEIGIYLPGTKIKTGPDDYAPIEQLQMMRFKGESWERFGPVMSGEKSS, from the coding sequence ATGATGCACCACCACCGCCTGAGCTATGTCAACTGCGTCAAGTCTGCGGCGCTTGCGGGGCTTTTGACGATCGCCGTCGCCAGCTCAGCCAACGCCCAGAAGAAATACGATCCGGGTGCGACCGACGCCGAGATCAAGGTCGGCAACATCATGCCCTATTCGGGCCCGGCATCCGCCTACGCCACGATCGGCAAAACGGAAGCGGCCTATTTCAACAAGGTCAACAGCGAGGGCGGCATCAATGGCCGCAAAGTCAACTTCGTCTCCTACGACGACGGTTACAGCCCGCCGAAGATGGTCGAGCAGGCCCGCAAGCTGGTCGAGAGCGACGAGGTGCTCCTGATCTTCAATCCGCTGGGCACGCCGGGCAACACCGCGATCCAGAAATACATGAACGCCAAGAAGGTGCCGCAGCTGTTCGTCTCCACCGGCGCCGCCAAGTGGAACGATCCGAAGAATTTTCCGTGGACCATGGGCTGGCAGCCGAGCTACCAGGTCGAGGCGCGCATCTATGCCAAATACATCCTGCAGAAATATCCCGGCAAGACCATCGGCGTGCTCTACCAGAACGACGATTTCGGCAAGGATTATCTGATCGGCCTGCATGACGGGCTCGGCGATGCGGCCAAGAAACTGATCGTCGTCGAATCCTCCTACGAGACCACGTCGCCGACGGTGGATTCGCAGATCGTGCAGATCAAGGGCGCCAACCCCGACATCTTCGTCAACATCGCGACGCCGAAATTCGCGGCGCAGGCGATCAAGAAGGCCGCCGAGCTCGATTGGCATCCGGTCCAGTTCCTGACCAACGTCTCCGTCTCGATCGGCGGCGTGATGAAGCCGGCCGGCTATGAGGCGAGCCAGGACATCCTGTCGACCCAGTATCTGAAGGATCCCGCGGATCACGAGTGGAAGAACGATCCGGCCATGAACGAGTGGCGCGCTTTCATGACCAAGTGGTATCCCGAGGGCGACCAGAACGACGCCTCGACCGTGTTCGGCTACGGCGTCGCCAAGGGGCTCGAGCAGGTGCTGCGGCAATGCGGCGACAACCTCACCCGCGAGAACCTGATGAAGCAGGCGGCGAGCCTCAACTTCGAGATCGGCATCTATCTGCCCGGCACCAAGATCAAGACCGGACCGGACGACTATGCACCGATCGAGCAGTTGCAGATGATGCGCTTCAAGGGCGAGAGCTGGGAGCGGTTCGGCCCCGTCATGAGCGGCGAGAAGAGTTCGTAG
- a CDS encoding glycine--tRNA ligase subunit alpha produces the protein MDALPDHMRPERSFQGFILALQRFWAEQGCVILQPYDMEMGAGTFHPATTLRALGPKPWNAAYVQPSRRPKDGRYGENPNRMQHYYQFQVIMKPSPPNLQDLYLKSLAAIGIDAAVHDIRFVEDDWESPTLGAWGLGWECWCDGMEVSQFTYFQQVAGVECAPVAGELTYGLERLAMYVQGVDRVYDLNFNGREGAEKVTYGDVFLQAEQEYSRHNFEYADTAMLFEQFRMAEDACRKYLAAGWRENSNIKEHLMALPAYDQCIKASHVFNLLDARGVISVTERQSYIGRVRDLAKACGEAWIHTETGRAV, from the coding sequence ATGGACGCCCTGCCTGACCACATGCGCCCGGAACGTTCGTTCCAGGGCTTCATCCTGGCTCTCCAGCGATTCTGGGCCGAGCAGGGTTGCGTCATCCTGCAGCCCTACGACATGGAAATGGGCGCCGGCACCTTCCATCCCGCGACCACGCTGCGCGCGCTGGGGCCAAAGCCCTGGAACGCAGCCTATGTGCAGCCCTCGCGGCGGCCGAAGGACGGCCGCTACGGCGAAAATCCCAACCGGATGCAGCACTACTACCAGTTCCAGGTGATCATGAAGCCGTCGCCGCCGAACCTTCAGGACCTGTACCTGAAGTCGCTGGCCGCGATCGGCATCGACGCCGCCGTCCATGACATCCGCTTTGTCGAGGACGACTGGGAGAGCCCGACGCTCGGCGCCTGGGGCTTGGGCTGGGAATGCTGGTGCGACGGCATGGAAGTCAGCCAGTTCACCTACTTCCAGCAGGTCGCCGGCGTCGAATGCGCGCCGGTCGCGGGCGAGCTCACCTACGGGCTCGAGCGGCTCGCGATGTATGTGCAGGGCGTCGACCGGGTCTACGACCTCAACTTCAACGGCCGCGAGGGCGCCGAGAAGGTCACCTATGGCGACGTCTTCCTGCAGGCCGAGCAGGAATATTCGCGGCACAATTTCGAATATGCCGACACCGCGATGCTGTTCGAGCAGTTCAGGATGGCCGAGGACGCCTGCCGCAAATACCTCGCCGCCGGCTGGCGCGAGAACAGCAACATCAAGGAACATCTGATGGCCTTGCCGGCCTACGACCAGTGCATCAAGGCGAGCCACGTGTTCAATTTGCTCGACGCCCGCGGCGTCATCTCGGTGACGGAGCGGCAGAGCTATATCGGGCGGGTGCGCGATCTGGCCAAGGCCTGCGGCGAGGCATGGATCCACACTGAAACGGGCAGGGCGGTCTGA
- a CDS encoding DUF2007 domain-containing protein, with translation MRELVRTNDVVLVSAVGALLDSANIHHLVLDQNMSIIEGSLGVLPRRILVHEDDNHEARQLLTDAGLGHELRADE, from the coding sequence TTGCGGGAATTGGTACGGACCAATGACGTGGTGCTGGTCTCCGCCGTCGGCGCGCTGCTCGACAGCGCTAACATCCATCATCTGGTGCTGGACCAGAACATGAGCATCATCGAGGGCTCGCTCGGCGTGCTGCCGCGGCGGATCCTGGTGCACGAGGACGACAACCACGAGGCCCGCCAGCTCCTGACCGATGCCGGCCTGGGCCACGAATTGCGGGCCGATGAGTAG
- a CDS encoding polyprenyl synthetase family protein has protein sequence MAVIVPFESPSNASIDELVGLVAADMERVNATILSRTGSEVTMIPEVANHLISSGGKRLRPMLTLAMAQLADYTGDGHIKLAAAVEFMHTATLLHDDVVDESELRRGKLSARMLWGNEASVLVGDFLLGQAFRMMVEVGSLRALDILSAAAATIAEGEVMQLAAAKNTATTEDEYLAVIRGKTAELFAAACEVGPVIANRPKAEQTACRSVGMNLGIAFQLVDDVLDYGGKSAKLGKNVGDDFREGKITLPVVLAFRRGNDTERQFWIRALERGEIGAADLDHAIGLMTKHRALEDTISRAQHYGAMAVDALALFPPSPMKTALEQVVAFCLARSH, from the coding sequence GTGGCGGTTATTGTACCCTTCGAAAGCCCGTCCAATGCTTCGATCGACGAGCTGGTGGGACTTGTCGCCGCTGACATGGAGCGCGTCAACGCGACCATCCTCTCGCGGACCGGCTCCGAGGTCACCATGATCCCCGAGGTCGCCAATCATTTGATCTCCTCCGGCGGCAAGCGGTTGCGCCCGATGCTGACCCTGGCGATGGCCCAGCTCGCCGACTACACAGGCGACGGCCATATCAAGCTCGCCGCCGCGGTCGAGTTCATGCACACCGCCACCCTGCTGCACGACGACGTGGTCGACGAGAGCGAGCTGCGCCGCGGCAAATTGTCCGCGCGGATGCTGTGGGGCAACGAGGCCAGCGTGCTGGTCGGCGACTTCCTGCTCGGCCAGGCGTTCCGGATGATGGTCGAGGTCGGCTCGCTGCGCGCGCTCGACATTCTCTCCGCGGCCGCCGCCACCATCGCCGAGGGCGAGGTGATGCAGCTCGCCGCCGCCAAGAACACCGCGACCACCGAGGACGAGTATCTCGCCGTGATCCGCGGCAAGACCGCGGAGCTGTTCGCCGCGGCCTGCGAGGTCGGTCCCGTGATCGCCAACCGCCCGAAGGCTGAGCAGACCGCCTGCCGCTCGGTCGGCATGAATCTCGGCATCGCGTTCCAGCTCGTCGACGACGTGCTCGACTATGGCGGCAAATCCGCAAAACTCGGCAAGAATGTCGGCGACGATTTCCGCGAGGGCAAGATCACGCTCCCGGTGGTGCTCGCCTTCCGCCGCGGCAACGACACCGAGCGCCAGTTCTGGATCCGCGCACTGGAGCGCGGCGAGATCGGAGCGGCCGATCTCGATCACGCGATCGGGCTGATGACCAAGCACCGCGCGCTGGAAGATACCATCAGCCGCGCCCAGCACTACGGCGCGATGGCGGTCGACGCGCTAGCGCTGTTCCCGCCCTCGCCGATGAAGACGGCGCTGGAACAGGTCGTGGCGTTCTGCCTCGCAAGATCGCATTGA
- the glyS gene encoding glycine--tRNA ligase subunit beta, with protein sequence MPDLLLELFSEEIPARMQAKAADDLRRMVTDKLVAEGLVYEGAKAFATPRRLALTVHGIPARQPDLKTERRGPKMGAPDAAVQGFLKATGLKSLDEAKIQKDAKGDFYIALIEKPGRAAIDVIAEMIPVIIRTFPWPKSMRWGARSAKSGSLTWVRPLHAITATFGLETEEPDIVKFSVDGIEAGQTTYGHRFMAPGAISVRRFEDYEAKLKAAKVILDPQARKDIILEDAKELAFAQGLELVEDQVLLDEVSGLVEWPVVMMGSFEKEFLSIPDEVIRATIRNNQKCFVVKDPKTGKLTNKFVLTANIEAPDGGKTIVAGNERVIRPRLSDAKFFYETDLKTRLEDRLPKFEQIVFHEKLGTQAERIKRIERLAAEIAPLVGADVEKTKRAARLAKADLLTEVVGEFPELQGLMGKYYALAQGEDAAVAAASEEHWKPQGPTDRVPADPVSIAVALADKLDTLVGFWVIDEKPTGSKDPYALRRAALGAIRILLEHNIRAPLTSDLEASLALHFMRGDGRPVADILKEVEGRVVAIVNDLLAFFADRLKVQLRDQGARHDLVDAVFSLGGQDDLLLVVRRVEALGKFLDSDDGKNLLAGTKRASNILAIEEKKDKRTFDGAPDAALYKLDEEKTLAAAIDQVKAEASAAVAKEDFAGAMSAMAKLRPAVDAFFDKVKVNDDDPKVRENRLKLLNEIRAATRAVADFSKIEG encoded by the coding sequence ATGCCCGATCTCCTCCTCGAACTGTTCTCCGAAGAAATCCCCGCGCGCATGCAGGCCAAGGCGGCGGACGATCTGCGCCGCATGGTGACCGACAAGCTCGTCGCCGAAGGCCTCGTCTATGAAGGCGCCAAGGCGTTCGCGACCCCGCGCCGCCTGGCGCTGACCGTGCACGGCATTCCCGCGCGCCAGCCCGATTTGAAGACCGAACGTCGCGGCCCGAAGATGGGCGCCCCGGATGCGGCGGTGCAGGGCTTTCTGAAAGCGACTGGTCTCAAGTCGCTGGATGAAGCGAAGATCCAAAAAGATGCGAAGGGCGATTTTTACATCGCGCTGATCGAAAAGCCCGGTCGGGCTGCGATCGACGTGATCGCGGAAATGATCCCGGTGATCATCCGCACCTTCCCCTGGCCGAAATCGATGCGCTGGGGCGCGCGCTCGGCCAAGTCAGGCTCGCTGACCTGGGTGCGCCCGCTGCACGCCATCACCGCGACCTTCGGTCTGGAGACCGAGGAGCCCGATATCGTCAAGTTCTCGGTCGACGGCATCGAGGCCGGGCAGACCACCTATGGCCACCGCTTCATGGCGCCGGGTGCGATCAGCGTGCGCCGCTTCGAGGACTACGAGGCCAAGCTGAAGGCCGCCAAGGTGATCCTCGATCCGCAGGCACGCAAGGACATCATCCTCGAGGACGCCAAGGAACTGGCTTTCGCGCAGGGCCTCGAACTGGTCGAGGACCAGGTGCTGCTCGACGAGGTCTCCGGCCTCGTCGAATGGCCGGTCGTGATGATGGGATCGTTCGAGAAGGAATTCTTGTCGATCCCGGATGAAGTGATCCGCGCCACCATCCGCAACAACCAGAAGTGCTTTGTGGTCAAGGACCCCAAGACGGGGAAGCTGACCAACAAATTCGTGCTGACCGCCAACATCGAGGCGCCCGACGGCGGCAAGACCATCGTCGCCGGCAATGAGCGCGTGATCCGCCCGCGGCTGAGTGACGCAAAGTTCTTCTACGAGACCGATCTCAAGACCAGGCTGGAAGACCGGCTGCCGAAGTTCGAGCAGATCGTGTTCCATGAGAAGCTCGGCACCCAGGCTGAACGGATCAAGCGGATCGAACGGCTCGCCGCCGAGATCGCGCCGCTGGTCGGCGCCGATGTCGAGAAGACGAAACGCGCCGCGCGACTGGCGAAGGCGGATTTGTTGACGGAGGTCGTCGGCGAATTCCCCGAACTGCAGGGCCTGATGGGCAAGTACTACGCGCTGGCGCAGGGCGAGGATGCGGCAGTTGCGGCTGCAAGCGAAGAGCACTGGAAGCCCCAGGGACCGACCGATCGCGTGCCGGCTGATCCAGTGAGTATCGCGGTCGCACTGGCGGACAAGCTTGACACGCTGGTGGGTTTTTGGGTCATCGACGAGAAGCCGACTGGGTCGAAGGATCCTTATGCGCTGCGCCGTGCTGCATTGGGCGCGATCAGGATTCTGCTGGAGCACAATATCCGTGCTCCGTTGACGTCGGATCTGGAAGCGTCGCTTGCGCTACACTTCATGCGGGGCGACGGGCGCCCAGTCGCGGACATTCTGAAAGAGGTAGAAGGAAGGGTCGTTGCCATCGTCAATGACTTGCTCGCCTTCTTCGCCGATCGTCTGAAGGTCCAGCTCCGTGACCAGGGCGCGCGTCACGATCTCGTCGACGCCGTGTTCTCGCTCGGCGGCCAGGACGATCTCTTGCTCGTCGTGCGCCGCGTCGAGGCGCTCGGCAAATTCCTCGACAGCGACGACGGCAAGAACCTGCTCGCGGGAACCAAGCGCGCCAGCAACATCCTCGCCATCGAGGAGAAGAAGGACAAGCGTACGTTTGATGGTGCGCCCGATGCTGCGCTCTACAAGCTCGACGAAGAGAAGACGCTGGCTGCGGCGATCGATCAGGTGAAGGCCGAGGCCTCCGCCGCCGTCGCCAAGGAGGACTTCGCCGGTGCGATGAGCGCGATGGCGAAGCTGCGTCCGGCGGTCGATGCGTTCTTCGACAAGGTCAAGGTCAACGACGATGACCCCAAGGTGCGCGAAAACCGCCTGAAGCTGCTCAACGAGATCCGCGCCGCGACGCGCGCGGTGGCGGATTTCTCCAAAATCGAGGGCTGA
- a CDS encoding class I SAM-dependent methyltransferase: protein MDRATLAAYDKDAAAFAQDWHDQPAPVDLQEIVGQFFIKGGVTADIGCGSGREVAWLNANGFPAEGFDASEGLLTEARARYSALRFVRAELPELSGIAADSFDNVLCETVIMHLDHALIVPSVRRMFELVKPGGIFYLSWRVTAGDDARDAHGRLYAAFDTALVRAELAAAELLLDAEVVSASSGKVIHRIVARKRA from the coding sequence ATGGACCGCGCAACGCTCGCCGCTTACGACAAGGATGCGGCGGCGTTTGCGCAGGACTGGCACGACCAGCCGGCGCCGGTTGATCTGCAAGAGATCGTCGGGCAATTCTTCATCAAGGGCGGTGTAACAGCCGATATCGGCTGCGGCAGCGGCCGCGAGGTGGCGTGGCTCAATGCCAATGGCTTCCCGGCCGAGGGCTTTGATGCTTCCGAGGGCCTGCTCACGGAAGCCCGTGCCCGCTATTCGGCGCTGCGCTTTGTGCGCGCCGAATTGCCCGAGCTATCCGGCATCGCCGCCGACAGCTTCGACAATGTGCTGTGCGAGACCGTGATCATGCATCTCGATCACGCGCTGATCGTGCCGTCGGTGCGCCGCATGTTCGAACTCGTGAAGCCCGGCGGCATCTTCTATCTGAGCTGGCGCGTCACCGCCGGCGACGATGCGCGCGATGCGCATGGCCGGCTCTATGCAGCGTTCGATACCGCGCTGGTGCGGGCTGAACTTGCGGCAGCCGAATTGCTGCTTGATGCGGAAGTCGTCAGCGCCTCGTCCGGCAAGGTCATTCACCGTATTGTGGCGCGGAAGCGCGCCTAA
- a CDS encoding S49 family peptidase, producing MSEQISDRQGHSGGRSGWLDRAQGMLPARFRRGMAVVPVVRLSGVIGAVTPLRPGMTLAGVAKMLERAFGTRNAKAVALVINSPGGSPVQSRQIYLRIRQLAAEKKLPVLVFVEDVAASGGYMIACAGDEIYCDPSSILGSIGVVGGSFGLEGLIKKIGVERRLYTAGSHKAMLDPFLPENPDDVARLKSIQREIHAIFIALVKQSRGSRLKGPDDELFTGEYWAGETAIGLGLADGIGDLRATLRARYGEKVLTPVIAPASGMLSGLLGRRAPGAGSMAALDGLASLPDDLISAVETRAIWARFGL from the coding sequence ATGAGTGAACAAATTAGTGATCGCCAAGGGCATTCTGGAGGACGTTCGGGATGGCTCGATCGCGCGCAGGGAATGCTCCCGGCGCGATTCAGGCGCGGCATGGCTGTCGTGCCGGTGGTGCGGCTGTCGGGCGTGATCGGCGCGGTGACGCCGCTGCGGCCCGGCATGACGCTCGCCGGCGTCGCCAAGATGCTGGAGCGCGCCTTTGGCACTCGGAATGCCAAGGCGGTGGCGCTGGTGATCAATTCGCCGGGCGGCTCGCCGGTGCAGTCGCGGCAGATCTATCTGCGCATCCGGCAACTGGCCGCCGAGAAGAAGCTGCCGGTGCTGGTGTTCGTCGAGGACGTCGCGGCCTCCGGCGGCTACATGATCGCCTGCGCCGGCGACGAGATCTATTGCGATCCGTCCTCGATCCTGGGTTCGATCGGCGTGGTCGGCGGCAGCTTCGGCCTCGAGGGATTGATCAAGAAGATCGGGGTCGAGCGGCGGCTCTATACGGCCGGCAGCCACAAGGCGATGCTCGATCCGTTCCTTCCTGAAAACCCCGACGACGTCGCCCGGCTGAAGTCGATCCAGCGCGAGATCCATGCGATCTTCATCGCGCTGGTGAAGCAGAGCCGCGGCAGCCGCCTGAAGGGGCCTGACGACGAGTTGTTCACCGGCGAATACTGGGCCGGCGAGACCGCGATCGGGCTCGGGCTTGCCGATGGCATCGGCGACCTGCGCGCGACGCTGCGGGCCCGCTATGGCGAGAAGGTGCTGACGCCGGTGATCGCGCCCGCAAGCGGCATGCTGTCCGGCCTGCTCGGCCGGCGGGCGCCCGGAGCGGGCTCGATGGCGGCGCTGGATGGGCTGGCAAGCTTGCCGGACGACCTGATCTCGGCGGTCGAAACCAGGGCGATTTGGGCCAGATTCGGGCTCTGA
- a CDS encoding transglutaminase-like domain-containing protein — protein sequence MNVDRYETPVAMSDPGRHAALFEGLPRGAGALAATVQGLLIHQHIAPAYGVALGGDRQAQAQVRAVETMLDEIVTRDARPLAVARAVNERQVGVCRHFTLLHVAMLRTQGIPARARCGFGAYFEAGKYLDHWVTEYWNEERKCWVLFDSQIDDRQRELFGIRFDAADVPRDQFLVAGDAWSLCRGGSRGPCAFGILDMHGLWFIAGNLVRDICALNNREMLPWDVWGAMRMQDSELDLAFFDRLAIVSREPDAHVDELKALDRDERVRIPGAVFNAVLDCVQEL from the coding sequence ATGAACGTCGACAGATACGAAACACCGGTTGCCATGAGCGATCCGGGGCGTCACGCCGCTCTGTTCGAGGGCTTGCCGCGGGGCGCCGGCGCGCTTGCGGCGACCGTGCAGGGTCTGCTGATCCATCAGCACATCGCCCCGGCCTATGGAGTTGCGCTCGGCGGCGACCGGCAAGCGCAAGCGCAGGTCCGCGCCGTCGAGACGATGCTGGATGAAATCGTAACGCGCGACGCGCGGCCGCTTGCGGTGGCGCGTGCGGTCAACGAGCGGCAGGTCGGCGTTTGCAGGCACTTCACGCTGCTTCATGTGGCGATGTTGCGCACGCAGGGCATTCCGGCGCGTGCCCGTTGCGGGTTCGGCGCCTATTTCGAAGCAGGAAAATACCTCGACCATTGGGTGACCGAGTACTGGAACGAAGAACGGAAATGCTGGGTATTGTTCGATTCCCAGATCGACGATCGCCAGCGTGAGCTGTTCGGGATCAGGTTCGATGCGGCGGATGTGCCGCGAGACCAGTTCCTGGTCGCCGGCGATGCCTGGTCGCTCTGCCGCGGTGGCAGCCGTGGTCCCTGCGCCTTCGGCATCCTCGACATGCACGGACTTTGGTTCATTGCGGGCAATCTTGTCCGTGACATCTGCGCGCTGAACAATCGCGAGATGTTGCCGTGGGACGTTTGGGGCGCCATGCGCATGCAGGACAGCGAACTCGATCTCGCCTTCTTCGACCGGCTGGCAATCGTCAGTCGTGAGCCCGATGCTCACGTCGATGAGCTCAAGGCGCTTGATCGCGATGAGCGGGTGCGTATTCCCGGAGCGGTGTTCAACGCCGTGCTCGACTGCGTGCAGGAGTTGTAG
- a CDS encoding methyltransferase, protein MSRAFSSEVGPGSREENASKNESPAAEITEDGFLGGQLRLRQFRSGHRAGHDAILLAAATPARSGDRVVDLGSGVGAAGLAVARRVRGIDLVLLEIDPALAELARNNASANAITAEVIVLDVEAGASAFDDLGLTSDSADVVLMNPPFNDPSRHRASPDGVRQRAHVATATTLASWVHVARRILRSNGQLALIWRADGIAEVLAALDRGFGSLEILPVHGEVTSPAIRILVRATKGGRAPTRLHAALLLNEESGVPNKWVQEILAGKGELPLARR, encoded by the coding sequence ATGAGTAGAGCGTTTTCAAGCGAAGTGGGCCCCGGTTCGCGTGAAGAAAACGCGTCAAAAAACGAGTCTCCGGCCGCCGAGATCACCGAAGACGGATTCCTCGGCGGGCAATTGCGGCTGCGGCAGTTCCGCAGCGGCCATCGCGCCGGCCACGACGCGATCCTGCTGGCCGCGGCAACGCCGGCGCGATCAGGCGATCGCGTCGTCGATCTCGGCTCCGGCGTCGGCGCCGCTGGGCTCGCGGTGGCGCGGCGGGTGAGGGGGATCGACCTGGTTCTGCTCGAAATCGACCCTGCATTGGCCGAGCTTGCCCGGAATAACGCCAGCGCCAACGCGATCACGGCCGAGGTGATCGTGCTCGATGTCGAGGCCGGCGCCTCCGCCTTCGATGATTTGGGACTCACGTCCGACAGCGCCGACGTCGTGCTGATGAACCCGCCGTTCAACGATCCCTCAAGGCACCGCGCCTCGCCGGACGGTGTGCGGCAGCGCGCCCATGTCGCGACCGCGACCACGCTCGCCAGCTGGGTTCACGTGGCGCGGCGGATCCTCAGGTCGAACGGGCAGCTTGCGCTGATCTGGCGGGCCGACGGGATTGCCGAGGTGCTGGCTGCGCTCGACCGCGGCTTTGGCAGCCTCGAGATCCTGCCGGTTCATGGCGAGGTGACCTCGCCGGCGATCCGAATCCTGGTGCGGGCCACCAAGGGCGGCCGGGCGCCGACGCGGCTGCATGCCGCGCTGTTGCTCAATGAAGAGTCAGGTGTGCCCAATAAATGGGTGCAGGAGATCTTGGCTGGGAAAGGGGAATTGCCGCTGGCGCGGCGCTAA